In one window of Nocardiopsis aegyptia DNA:
- a CDS encoding DUF6891 domain-containing protein, which translates to MSEVRERVDHLRATARESVATLLATGQGGYVDICLGARRHLLDVLERGTDPEGPEVSAALDGLATHVDEAMDAHLQRQRRWRSRTDSERLTRAFRALDESGIIAREDHTCCDTCAADSLRQEALVHQEAPGGPSIRGYAFYHEQDMRSAVRDGTLMVGFGATHEIRRAAVGEEIAETLRAHGLTVTWNGDPGTKLGVAVDWRRRRWGRGAAHPGPAVDGEPAVEVSYQHESPPAWMTHYQGRVTVRELARMVLPWLPRGHAATLTSDRGRTIEICRDFDLLRVLGEGRALPRERLEEPLSRWAVGGVWPEEDARSSHTGMVDAIYDDSTAEGIGGIQSAEPMETAAARELVHRLTPSEGNFAVFLAGDETCVQMMWEAGPRLWMESPSPEERLSRGRFVTTSEAEEMVRILADENRLALDELGRLAVTTW; encoded by the coding sequence ATGAGTGAAGTCCGGGAACGCGTCGACCACCTCCGTGCCACCGCTCGGGAGAGCGTCGCCACCCTGCTCGCCACAGGTCAGGGCGGTTACGTCGACATCTGCCTGGGCGCGCGCCGTCACCTGCTCGACGTGCTCGAACGCGGGACCGATCCCGAGGGGCCGGAGGTCAGCGCGGCGCTGGACGGCCTCGCCACCCATGTCGACGAGGCCATGGACGCGCACCTCCAACGGCAGCGCCGCTGGCGCTCGCGCACCGACAGCGAACGGCTCACCCGCGCCTTCCGCGCCCTCGACGAGTCCGGGATCATCGCCCGGGAGGACCACACCTGCTGCGACACCTGCGCCGCCGACTCCCTCCGCCAGGAGGCGCTCGTCCACCAGGAGGCGCCCGGCGGCCCCTCGATCCGCGGCTACGCCTTCTACCACGAGCAGGACATGCGGTCCGCGGTGCGCGACGGCACCCTCATGGTCGGCTTCGGGGCCACCCACGAGATCCGCCGGGCCGCCGTCGGCGAGGAGATCGCCGAGACCCTGCGCGCCCACGGCCTCACCGTCACCTGGAACGGCGACCCGGGCACCAAGCTCGGCGTCGCCGTGGACTGGCGCCGTCGCCGGTGGGGGCGCGGCGCCGCCCACCCAGGCCCGGCCGTCGACGGCGAGCCCGCGGTCGAGGTCTCCTACCAGCACGAGTCACCTCCCGCCTGGATGACCCACTACCAGGGCCGCGTCACCGTGCGCGAACTGGCACGGATGGTGCTGCCCTGGCTGCCCCGCGGGCACGCGGCCACCCTCACCAGCGACCGCGGCCGGACGATCGAGATCTGCCGGGACTTCGACCTGCTGCGCGTGCTCGGGGAGGGGCGCGCCCTGCCGCGCGAACGCCTGGAGGAGCCGCTCAGCCGCTGGGCGGTCGGCGGCGTCTGGCCCGAGGAGGACGCCCGCTCGTCCCACACCGGCATGGTCGACGCCATATACGACGACAGCACCGCCGAGGGGATCGGCGGGATCCAGAGCGCCGAACCCATGGAGACGGCCGCCGCACGCGAACTCGTGCACCGGCTGACGCCCTCGGAGGGCAACTTCGCGGTGTTCCTCGCCGGCGACGAGACCTGCGTCCAGATGATGTGGGAGGCCGGGCCCCGACTGTGGATGGAGAGCCCCTCCCCGGAGGAGCGCCTGTCCCGCGGCCGGTTCGTCACCACGTCGGAGGCGGAGGAGATGGTGCGCATCCTGGCCGACGAGAACCGTCTCGCGCTCGACGAGCTGGGACGGCTGGCCGTCACCACCTGGTGA
- a CDS encoding ATP-binding protein: MTGTRGTRGTTRLAVRYFDDRVLFSDSEAWAYFRLPTVSYEFTTPEERQGLATNITIALAAIRMNDAEVHLRVAHRTYPAARWATELDATADAGPGWYDYLDETYRHVWAKDFWTKEVYLGVRLGQRNAGAGLGLFSQILGAYQRTEQALGIDDDAIDDKEIARWTDQSERLGRALAASSLHARHATSDEIAWLVRHAVSGTAEEVRPSAAARRTWGRGEIEALVDGVVHNGRSALRLEQPAGSTHVAFLSFARFPDLMPFPDGEPWLHHADALPFPVEMSLRMKLIPPAKASKDVGRKLAHARDMDAHIREAGVEAPIALAEQIDAARMLEHGITKERLPFVYGWHRLMVSAPTERLLGQHVEAVVEHYRDIGIDVINSTGDQFALFNESLPGDRIRLNAYAQRQPLRTIAGGMPTATVDVGDRVDHTGGGWIGPYIGETLGRARSIVHFDPMVAAARNRPTAIAITGEPGGGKTTLALLLIYQLALRGVTVAAIDPKGDAESLVELLKHRGRKARIMSLGSAEPGLLDPFAFGDDLPAKKTMATETLRLLLPRMSEERESAMIQAVAAVANQPQPSLAKVVDHLVASSDPASRNLGAVLQSMSEMRLASLCFDPQGDARIDTEGWTTVFTLGGLTLPDSGVGRDDYSYEQRLSVALLYLVSQFARRLMNGLDRHLPKAIFLDEAWAVTSTPEGAKLVPEVSRMGRSRNTALILVSQNAGDLLNEQVTNCLSSVFAFRSSERFEVESVMALLGVEPTEDHLAVLRNLGNGECLFRDLDGRSGRIGVDLVSEDLLRWLDTNPTRRYPGPEDLVRASIAEE, from the coding sequence ATGACCGGCACCAGGGGGACACGGGGCACGACCCGTCTCGCGGTCCGCTACTTCGACGACCGCGTGCTGTTCAGTGACAGCGAGGCCTGGGCCTACTTCCGCCTGCCCACGGTGTCCTACGAGTTCACCACCCCGGAGGAGCGCCAGGGGCTGGCCACCAACATCACCATCGCCCTGGCCGCCATCCGGATGAACGACGCGGAGGTCCACCTGCGCGTCGCCCACCGCACCTACCCGGCCGCGCGGTGGGCCACCGAACTCGACGCGACCGCCGACGCCGGCCCCGGCTGGTACGACTACCTCGACGAGACCTACCGCCATGTCTGGGCGAAGGACTTCTGGACCAAGGAGGTCTACCTCGGCGTCCGGCTCGGCCAGCGCAACGCCGGCGCGGGGCTCGGGCTGTTCTCCCAGATCCTGGGCGCCTACCAGCGCACCGAGCAGGCCCTGGGCATCGACGACGACGCGATCGACGACAAGGAGATCGCCCGCTGGACCGACCAGTCCGAACGCCTCGGCCGCGCCCTGGCCGCCAGCTCCCTGCACGCCCGCCACGCCACCTCCGACGAGATCGCCTGGCTCGTGCGCCACGCCGTCAGCGGCACCGCCGAGGAGGTGCGCCCCTCCGCCGCCGCCCGTCGCACCTGGGGGCGCGGCGAGATCGAGGCGCTCGTCGACGGAGTCGTGCACAACGGCCGCTCCGCCCTGCGCCTGGAACAGCCCGCGGGCTCCACCCACGTGGCCTTCCTCTCCTTCGCCCGCTTCCCGGACCTGATGCCCTTCCCGGACGGCGAACCCTGGCTGCACCACGCCGACGCGCTGCCCTTCCCCGTCGAGATGTCCCTGCGGATGAAGCTCATCCCGCCCGCCAAGGCCAGCAAGGACGTCGGACGCAAGCTCGCGCACGCCCGCGACATGGACGCCCACATCCGCGAGGCCGGGGTGGAGGCGCCCATCGCGCTCGCCGAGCAGATCGACGCCGCCCGCATGCTGGAGCACGGCATCACCAAGGAGCGCCTGCCGTTCGTCTACGGCTGGCACCGGCTCATGGTGTCCGCGCCCACCGAACGACTGCTCGGGCAGCACGTCGAGGCCGTCGTGGAGCACTACCGCGACATCGGCATCGACGTCATCAACTCCACCGGCGACCAGTTCGCGCTCTTCAACGAGTCCCTGCCCGGCGACCGCATCCGGCTCAACGCCTACGCCCAGCGCCAGCCCCTGCGCACGATCGCGGGCGGCATGCCCACCGCCACGGTCGACGTGGGCGACCGCGTCGACCACACCGGCGGCGGCTGGATCGGCCCCTACATCGGCGAGACGCTCGGCCGCGCCCGCTCGATCGTGCACTTCGACCCCATGGTCGCCGCGGCCCGTAACCGCCCCACGGCCATCGCCATCACCGGCGAGCCGGGCGGCGGCAAGACCACGCTGGCCCTGCTGCTCATCTACCAGCTCGCGCTGCGCGGGGTCACCGTCGCCGCCATCGACCCCAAGGGCGACGCGGAGTCCCTCGTGGAGCTCCTCAAGCACCGGGGCCGCAAGGCGCGCATCATGTCCCTGGGCTCGGCCGAGCCGGGCCTGCTGGACCCGTTCGCGTTCGGCGACGACCTGCCCGCCAAGAAGACCATGGCGACCGAGACCCTGCGCCTGCTCCTGCCGAGGATGAGCGAGGAACGCGAGTCCGCGATGATCCAGGCGGTGGCCGCGGTCGCCAACCAGCCCCAGCCCTCGCTCGCCAAGGTCGTCGACCACCTCGTCGCCTCCTCCGACCCGGCCTCGCGCAACCTCGGCGCCGTGCTGCAGTCGATGTCGGAGATGCGGCTGGCCAGCCTGTGCTTCGACCCGCAGGGGGACGCGCGGATCGACACCGAGGGGTGGACCACGGTCTTCACCCTGGGCGGGCTGACCCTGCCCGACTCCGGGGTGGGGCGCGACGACTACTCCTACGAGCAGCGGCTGTCGGTCGCGCTGCTGTACCTGGTCTCGCAGTTCGCCCGGCGGCTCATGAACGGGCTGGACCGCCACCTGCCCAAGGCGATCTTCCTCGACGAGGCGTGGGCGGTGACCTCCACCCCGGAGGGCGCCAAACTCGTCCCCGAGGTGTCGCGGATGGGACGGTCGCGCAACACGGCGCTGATCCTGGTGTCGCAGAACGCCGGTGACCTCCTCAACGAGCAGGTCACCAACTGTCTGTCGTCGGTGTTCGCGTTCCGGTCGAGCGAGCGCTTCGAGGTGGAGAGCGTGATGGCGCTGCTGGGGGTGGAACCCACCGAGGACCACCTGGCGGTGCTGCGCAACCTGGGCAACGGCGAGTGCCTGTTCCGCGACCTGGACGGCCGGTCGGGGCGGATCGGCGTCGACCTGGTGTCGGAGGACCTGCTGCGCTGGCTGGACACCAACCCGACGCGGCGCTACCCGGGCCCGGAGGACCTGGTCCGCGCGTCGATCGCGGAGGAGTAG
- a CDS encoding GmrSD restriction endonuclease domain-containing protein: MPPFPRVIHGALASAAAALLVVVLGWSAPASADHVLPPAIPSTSAAQSQLDSLTVRAKGPQTGYDRSLFPHWNNIQPPCSARQVVLERDGHDVVTDSGCQPTSGSWWSAFDDTWVHDDPSRISVDHMVALSEAWKTGAASWSTSRRAEFANDVDSSQLWLSTPSSNSSKGDSDPSEWMPPNTAVHCDYVKSWINVKYRYDLTVTSTEKSSIQDTIDTRC, from the coding sequence GTGCCCCCGTTCCCCCGCGTCATTCACGGCGCCCTGGCGTCGGCCGCCGCCGCCCTTCTGGTGGTCGTTCTCGGCTGGTCCGCACCCGCCTCCGCCGACCACGTCCTGCCGCCCGCGATCCCCAGCACGTCCGCGGCCCAGAGCCAGCTCGACTCCCTCACCGTCCGGGCCAAGGGGCCCCAGACCGGCTACGACCGAAGCCTCTTCCCGCACTGGAACAACATCCAGCCCCCGTGCTCCGCCCGCCAGGTGGTCCTCGAACGCGACGGCCACGACGTCGTCACCGACTCCGGCTGCCAGCCGACCAGCGGCAGCTGGTGGAGCGCCTTCGACGACACCTGGGTCCACGACGACCCGTCCCGGATCAGCGTCGACCACATGGTCGCCCTCAGCGAGGCCTGGAAGACGGGCGCCGCGAGCTGGAGTACCAGCCGTCGCGCTGAGTTCGCCAACGATGTGGACTCCTCCCAGCTCTGGCTGTCCACGCCGTCCAGCAACAGCTCCAAGGGCGACAGCGACCCCTCGGAGTGGATGCCGCCGAACACGGCCGTCCACTGCGACTACGTCAAGTCCTGGATCAACGTGAAGTACCGCTACGACCTCACCGTCACCTCGACCGAGAAGTCCTCCATCCAGGACACGATCGACACGCGCTGCTGA
- the thpD gene encoding ectoine hydroxylase: MTLQMDLPTADDYPTRKAAEPALLYRQDPVVWGDAASGPFTADDVKAYGDRGYTQVRSLVSGEEVEAYRAELKRLSADTDLRADERVIVEPSSDEVRSVFEVHKISPVFADLVNDPRLVDRARQLLGSDVYVHQSRINYKPGFGGGSFYWHSDFETWHAEDGLPRMRTVSFSVALTDNFTHNGALMIMPGSHRTFVSCVGETPDDHYRDSLVSQHVGTPDQDSLSFLANRHGIDVLTGAAGDVTVFDSNCMHGSGGNITPYPRSNVFIVFNSVENTCTKPFSAGRPRPEFLAARDFTPVGR, translated from the coding sequence ATGACTCTGCAGATGGATCTTCCGACCGCGGACGACTACCCGACCCGTAAGGCCGCCGAGCCGGCCCTGCTCTACCGTCAGGACCCCGTTGTGTGGGGGGACGCCGCGAGCGGCCCCTTCACCGCCGATGACGTCAAGGCCTACGGGGACCGCGGGTACACCCAGGTGCGCTCCCTCGTCAGCGGCGAGGAGGTGGAGGCCTACCGCGCGGAGCTGAAGCGCCTGAGCGCTGACACGGACCTGCGGGCGGACGAGCGCGTCATCGTCGAGCCGTCCTCGGACGAGGTCCGGTCGGTGTTCGAGGTGCACAAGATCAGCCCGGTCTTCGCCGACCTCGTCAACGACCCGCGTCTGGTCGACCGCGCGCGCCAGCTGCTCGGCTCGGACGTGTACGTGCACCAGAGCCGGATCAACTACAAGCCCGGCTTCGGCGGCGGTTCGTTCTACTGGCACTCGGACTTCGAGACCTGGCACGCCGAGGACGGTCTGCCCCGGATGCGGACGGTCAGCTTCTCCGTCGCGCTCACCGACAACTTCACCCACAACGGCGCGCTGATGATCATGCCGGGTTCGCACCGGACGTTCGTGTCGTGTGTCGGGGAGACCCCGGACGACCACTACCGGGACTCGCTGGTGAGCCAGCACGTGGGAACCCCGGACCAGGACTCGCTGTCCTTCCTGGCCAACCGGCACGGGATCGACGTGCTCACCGGCGCGGCCGGGGACGTCACCGTGTTCGACTCCAACTGCATGCACGGATCGGGCGGCAACATCACGCCCTACCCGCGCTCGAACGTGTTCATCGTGTTCAACAGTGTCGAGAACACGTGCACGAAGCCGTTCAGCGCGGGCCGACCGCGCCCCGAGTTCCTCGCGGCGCGCGACTTCACACCCGTCGGCCGCTGA
- a CDS encoding TcpE family conjugal transfer membrane protein produces the protein MDLPTYTNIWRIEKRLYKLYDFRLPMPLPVGTFGVALGVFALWVILLSVLNAPFAFGNGWHLVLWVVPPGVITVLATRPVIEGKRLTELLISQARFLTEARVYTRLAPEYEPAEVRVSVRVWHRDPDAGPLPVVGRRRVERAAAEPERAVVEEPGVGPEAAPPLFGLPARAAESTAATAEDVERVEAVGAVGSAAAPTRLEPTEEPEPERAVEPASAPEPVNERRRAPETARVREPERAPERVRGRERVPVAAAALGGHSGDHVTASPSDEPSRTPPDEPRDEGTGTRRPGVGRRVLNYFGFGLGSASHEAPREASGGDDGFEDFEDFDEEAVHATEDDEQGDSQDWFARLRSSSGETPVGLTAKNAFSVGDTGAMSREDLADAVAATDQDRRRAEEVMAAPESADDESPAARRLRGRVQGIKVTRDLEERRSEQVPERAPRPPRVQARGQALPAREESDAPEPPRRRGRPHAAPWELDRGTERRASTGEGGQADLSDYAARFAAATGRPAAPEPAAAPWLPPAAAAPTPEPETAEEPPEAAEEPQGTQEGTEAASDAAAAGTSETDDGVRSSATAPARDEADPDATSGPDDEVRGRADTDGGQADTSAPTPSAKPALEIDHGTGEQAALPPQPNEGAEARGPEWAEHMSVLDQHLSTADTPAPPRPKFADVVPADERGADDPGEWFDDGKKRHPDQPKVGDRDNPVIPASELREAAEAEETEEAETAREPQQEEAAEPAGEAKPPTQLDHGTGELVSFVEVRDEPSRGAPRRKGAPDTGAPAEETGHATPGRTTGSDAGAPADTRSADGEEAARATARRTAEDLAAAEAAALARRRAAVADRPVVRDPRANASMASALTSERSTTPGTTPAPGATSAPDTAAASGATSASGATSTPGAASGTSPSSGTSPSSGTGGGSDRTDVPQAPGEHDPHDGVFHRVAQNARRLGQLFGQPAPGEEPAPRAQDAPKPELELDHGTGEQDRLGDTPNGVPTHRPEPRPAEHEEPASDSGGTRGWRRLAKVVTGGAAPVRSDLPASDIERLRTPLDSPKGLVVLGCTGGAGQTVTTLMIGHTLAAHRDDRIVAVDVNPGPNGLSRRVGAQSPETLTALLANADTVEEYAHMRSYASRAGTGLEVVQTLDDPYVQTLDERDYTQLTRLLGGFYSVTLLDPAATGVARSLPGADGLVLVAPASADAERAVSMTFDWLDGNGYGALRANAVLVVNGVSKRSLGDVDAAERVARGRCRAIVRIPWDDHLGSSYTRIDVGALRPATKRAHGALGGVLVNVLTGAR, from the coding sequence GTGGATCTGCCCACGTACACCAACATCTGGCGTATCGAGAAGCGGCTCTACAAGCTCTACGATTTCCGGCTGCCCATGCCGCTTCCCGTGGGCACGTTCGGGGTCGCCCTCGGCGTGTTCGCGCTGTGGGTGATCCTGCTCAGCGTCCTCAACGCCCCCTTCGCGTTCGGCAACGGCTGGCACCTGGTGCTGTGGGTGGTCCCGCCCGGTGTCATCACGGTGCTGGCCACCCGGCCGGTGATCGAGGGCAAGCGCCTGACCGAACTGCTCATCTCCCAGGCCCGCTTCCTCACCGAGGCGCGGGTGTACACCCGGCTGGCCCCGGAGTACGAGCCGGCCGAGGTCCGGGTGTCGGTGCGCGTGTGGCACCGGGACCCGGACGCCGGACCGCTGCCCGTCGTCGGCCGCCGCCGCGTGGAGCGCGCGGCGGCCGAGCCCGAGCGCGCCGTGGTGGAGGAGCCCGGTGTCGGCCCGGAGGCCGCGCCGCCGCTGTTCGGGCTCCCCGCCCGGGCGGCGGAGTCCACGGCCGCCACGGCGGAGGACGTGGAGCGCGTGGAGGCCGTGGGGGCCGTCGGGTCCGCTGCGGCTCCGACGCGCCTGGAGCCGACGGAGGAACCGGAGCCGGAGCGGGCCGTCGAGCCCGCGAGTGCCCCCGAACCCGTGAACGAACGCAGGCGTGCGCCCGAAACCGCGCGCGTGCGCGAGCCTGAGCGCGCGCCCGAACGGGTGCGCGGACGTGAGCGCGTGCCGGTGGCCGCGGCGGCCCTGGGCGGACACAGCGGCGACCACGTCACCGCGAGCCCGTCCGACGAGCCCTCCCGTACCCCGCCGGACGAGCCCCGCGACGAGGGCACCGGGACCCGGCGTCCCGGCGTGGGCCGGCGCGTCCTCAACTACTTCGGTTTCGGCCTGGGCTCCGCGTCTCACGAGGCACCGCGGGAGGCGAGCGGCGGGGACGACGGCTTCGAGGACTTCGAGGACTTCGACGAGGAGGCCGTCCACGCCACCGAGGACGACGAGCAGGGCGACAGCCAGGACTGGTTCGCCCGCCTGCGCTCCTCCTCGGGCGAGACCCCGGTCGGGCTGACCGCCAAGAACGCCTTCTCCGTCGGTGACACCGGTGCCATGAGCCGGGAGGACCTCGCAGACGCGGTCGCGGCGACCGACCAGGACCGCCGACGCGCCGAGGAGGTCATGGCCGCGCCCGAGAGCGCCGACGACGAGTCGCCCGCCGCGCGCCGGCTGCGCGGCCGAGTCCAGGGGATCAAGGTCACCAGGGACCTGGAGGAGCGCCGCTCCGAGCAGGTCCCCGAGCGCGCACCGCGCCCGCCGCGCGTCCAGGCCCGAGGCCAGGCGCTGCCCGCCCGGGAGGAGTCCGACGCGCCGGAGCCGCCCCGCCGCAGGGGACGGCCGCACGCCGCGCCCTGGGAACTCGACCGGGGTACGGAGCGGCGCGCGTCCACAGGAGAGGGCGGCCAGGCCGACCTGTCCGACTACGCGGCCCGCTTCGCGGCCGCCACCGGCCGGCCCGCCGCTCCCGAGCCCGCCGCCGCCCCCTGGCTGCCCCCGGCCGCCGCGGCGCCCACCCCGGAGCCGGAGACCGCCGAGGAGCCGCCGGAGGCCGCCGAGGAGCCGCAGGGGACGCAGGAGGGCACCGAGGCCGCCTCGGACGCCGCCGCTGCCGGGACGAGCGAGACCGACGACGGCGTTCGGAGCTCTGCCACGGCGCCCGCGCGGGACGAGGCCGACCCGGACGCGACGAGCGGGCCCGACGACGAAGTCCGGGGACGCGCGGACACGGACGGCGGGCAGGCGGACACGTCCGCGCCGACGCCGTCGGCCAAGCCCGCGCTGGAGATCGACCACGGGACCGGTGAACAGGCCGCGCTGCCCCCGCAGCCGAACGAGGGCGCCGAGGCGCGCGGTCCCGAGTGGGCCGAGCACATGTCGGTGCTCGACCAGCACCTCAGCACCGCCGACACCCCGGCGCCGCCGCGCCCCAAGTTCGCGGACGTCGTTCCCGCCGACGAGCGCGGGGCCGACGACCCGGGCGAGTGGTTCGACGACGGTAAGAAGCGCCACCCGGACCAGCCCAAGGTCGGTGACCGCGACAACCCGGTGATCCCGGCGAGCGAACTCCGTGAGGCGGCCGAGGCCGAGGAGACCGAGGAGGCCGAGACCGCTCGGGAGCCGCAGCAGGAGGAGGCCGCCGAGCCCGCCGGAGAGGCCAAGCCGCCGACGCAGCTCGACCACGGCACGGGTGAGCTCGTCAGCTTCGTGGAGGTCCGCGACGAGCCCTCGCGCGGCGCCCCGCGCCGCAAGGGCGCCCCGGACACGGGCGCGCCCGCGGAGGAGACCGGACACGCCACGCCGGGCCGGACGACCGGATCGGACGCGGGCGCGCCCGCCGACACGCGGTCCGCGGACGGTGAGGAGGCCGCACGCGCCACCGCGCGCCGGACGGCCGAGGACCTGGCGGCGGCCGAGGCGGCCGCCCTGGCACGCCGCCGCGCGGCCGTCGCCGACCGTCCCGTGGTCCGGGACCCCCGCGCCAACGCCAGCATGGCCTCCGCCCTGACCAGCGAGCGAAGCACCACTCCGGGCACCACGCCCGCCCCGGGCGCCACGTCCGCCCCGGACACGGCAGCCGCCTCTGGCGCCACATCCGCCTCGGGCGCCACGTCCACACCAGGGGCCGCGTCGGGCACGTCGCCTTCCTCGGGCACGTCGCCTTCCTCGGGCACGGGGGGCGGGTCCGACCGGACCGACGTCCCCCAGGCGCCCGGTGAGCACGACCCGCACGACGGCGTCTTCCACCGGGTCGCCCAGAACGCCCGTCGGCTCGGCCAGCTCTTCGGGCAGCCCGCACCGGGCGAGGAGCCCGCTCCGCGCGCCCAGGACGCGCCCAAGCCCGAACTCGAACTCGACCACGGCACCGGCGAGCAGGACCGGCTCGGCGACACCCCCAACGGGGTGCCCACCCACCGGCCCGAGCCGCGGCCCGCCGAACACGAGGAACCCGCGTCGGACTCCGGCGGCACACGGGGCTGGCGACGGCTGGCCAAGGTCGTCACCGGCGGCGCCGCGCCCGTCCGCTCGGACCTGCCCGCCAGTGACATCGAGCGCCTGCGCACCCCGCTGGACTCCCCGAAGGGCCTCGTCGTCCTCGGCTGCACCGGTGGCGCCGGCCAGACCGTGACCACGCTCATGATCGGCCACACCCTGGCCGCCCACCGCGACGACCGCATCGTGGCCGTCGACGTCAATCCGGGACCCAACGGGCTCTCCCGCAGGGTCGGCGCGCAGAGCCCGGAGACCCTGACCGCCCTGCTCGCCAACGCGGACACGGTCGAGGAGTACGCGCACATGCGCTCCTACGCCAGCCGCGCCGGGACCGGGCTGGAGGTCGTCCAGACCCTCGACGACCCCTACGTCCAGACCCTCGACGAGCGCGACTACACCCAGCTCACCCGTCTGCTGGGCGGGTTCTACTCGGTGACCCTGCTCGACCCGGCGGCCACGGGCGTGGCCCGCTCCCTGCCGGGCGCGGACGGCCTGGTGCTGGTCGCCCCGGCCAGCGCCGACGCCGAGCGGGCCGTGTCCATGACCTTCGACTGGCTGGACGGCAACGGCTACGGGGCTCTGCGGGCCAACGCGGTGCTCGTCGTCAACGGTGTGAGCAAGCGCAGCCTGGGCGACGTGGACGCCGCCGAGCGGGTGGCCCGGGGCCGGTGCCGCGCCATCGTGCGGATCCCCTGGGACGACCACCTCGGGTCGTCCTACACCCGGATCGACGTCGGTGCCCTGCGCCCCGCGACCAAGCGCGCCCACGGCGCCCTGGGCGGGGTCCTGGTCAACGTGCTCACGGGCGCCAGGTAG
- a CDS encoding conjugal transfer protein, whose protein sequence is MAKASRRGTAARDLEDDAELGAPRARRPRAGAGGRWWVGVGRAVLWAFIIVVLFNGIWYPLRGGLALPTTAEEPEETETVTFPETAAAAFALRFADTYLDTEDPEARLEALAAYVPEGEAAALDAAADSLTGENLTVVSIDVADDNNAVVVVRGDVNGGAMSLEVPVYADGDALAVSGPPALLAAPTRASLPDAASVEEDPSAAEALDGVLTGFFDAYAEGPEHLEQYVEQGAAIAPLPENSLRIVELSDIVVPSRSSTGDDDVRQVALTALWSVLGSDGSEVGQLRQSYLVTVVNSGSEWRVRDIQGAPHSFGD, encoded by the coding sequence ATGGCGAAGGCGTCACGGCGCGGCACCGCCGCGCGTGACCTGGAGGACGACGCGGAGCTCGGTGCACCGCGCGCCCGTCGGCCACGGGCCGGTGCGGGCGGACGCTGGTGGGTCGGCGTGGGACGCGCCGTCCTGTGGGCGTTCATCATCGTCGTCCTCTTCAACGGCATCTGGTATCCCCTGCGCGGAGGGCTCGCCCTGCCGACCACGGCCGAGGAGCCGGAGGAGACCGAGACGGTCACCTTCCCCGAGACCGCGGCGGCCGCCTTCGCGCTGCGCTTCGCCGACACCTACCTCGACACCGAGGACCCCGAGGCGCGCCTGGAGGCGCTGGCCGCCTACGTTCCCGAAGGTGAGGCCGCCGCGCTCGACGCCGCCGCCGACAGCCTCACCGGGGAGAACCTCACCGTCGTCTCCATCGACGTGGCCGACGACAACAACGCGGTCGTCGTCGTGCGCGGCGACGTCAACGGCGGCGCGATGAGCCTCGAGGTGCCCGTCTACGCGGACGGCGACGCGCTCGCCGTGTCGGGTCCGCCCGCGCTCCTCGCCGCTCCGACCCGGGCCTCCCTGCCCGACGCGGCGTCGGTCGAGGAGGACCCCAGTGCGGCGGAAGCGCTCGACGGCGTGCTGACGGGCTTCTTCGACGCCTACGCGGAGGGGCCCGAGCACCTGGAGCAGTACGTGGAACAGGGGGCCGCGATCGCGCCGCTCCCGGAGAACAGCCTGCGCATCGTCGAACTGTCCGACATCGTCGTTCCGTCCCGGTCCTCGACCGGGGATGATGACGTACGACAGGTGGCGCTGACGGCGCTGTGGTCGGTCCTGGGCTCCGACGGATCAGAGGTCGGGCAGCTCAGGCAGAGCTACCTCGTCACGGTCGTCAACTCCGGTAGTGAGTGGCGCGTGCGCGACATCCAGGGTGCCCCCCACTCGTTCGGCGACTGA
- a CDS encoding DsbA family oxidoreductase — protein MRVEIWTDINCPWCYVGKARFDQALAGFEHRDGVEVVHRSYELDPSRPQGVTEPVLPMLAKKYGLSEAQARQAEERIAANAAAEGLEYRTAGRDVGNSFDMHRLLHFSREHGRQHELIDLLYRANFAEERSAFEGVERLVELAAEAGLDAGAARAVLADPERYAADVRADEQEGARLGATGVPFFVLDRAYGVSGAQPVEAFGQALAQAWANHAPLTTVGAARDGEACGPDGCPLPSDD, from the coding sequence ATGCGCGTCGAGATCTGGACCGACATCAACTGCCCCTGGTGCTACGTCGGGAAGGCCCGCTTCGACCAGGCCCTCGCCGGTTTCGAGCACCGTGACGGGGTCGAGGTCGTGCACCGCTCCTACGAGCTGGACCCCTCCCGGCCCCAGGGAGTGACGGAACCGGTGCTGCCCATGCTCGCGAAGAAGTACGGCCTCTCCGAGGCCCAGGCCCGGCAGGCCGAGGAGCGCATCGCCGCCAACGCCGCCGCCGAGGGGCTGGAGTACCGCACGGCCGGTCGCGACGTCGGCAACAGCTTCGACATGCACCGCCTCCTGCACTTCTCCCGTGAGCACGGTCGTCAGCACGAGCTGATCGACCTGCTCTACCGGGCGAACTTCGCCGAGGAGCGCTCCGCCTTCGAGGGCGTCGAGCGCCTCGTCGAGCTGGCCGCCGAGGCCGGGCTCGACGCCGGCGCCGCCCGCGCGGTGCTGGCGGACCCCGAGCGCTACGCGGCCGACGTCCGTGCCGACGAGCAGGAGGGCGCGCGGCTCGGTGCCACGGGCGTGCCCTTCTTCGTCCTGGACCGCGCCTACGGCGTCTCCGGGGCCCAGCCGGTCGAGGCCTTCGGGCAGGCCCTCGCACAGGCCTGGGCGAACCACGCTCCGCTGACGACCGTCGGCGCGGCGCGGGACGGCGAGGCCTGCGGCCCCGACGGGTGCCCGCTGCCGTCCGACGACTGA